The genomic window GGCCCTCGGAGGAAAACGCCCATCCCCATCAGGCCGGTCCGGTAGCGCTCATTCATAACGGCATTGTCGAGAATTACGTCGAGCTGCGCGAGGCGCTGAGCGGTCGCGGCCATCGGTTGCGCTCGGAGACCGATAGCGAGGTGATCGCGCACCTGATTGAGGAGCGAGTTAAAGCTGGCAGCACGCTGTGCGAGGCGGTGTTGAAGACGGTGCGCGAGCTGCGTGGTTCCTTCTCCATCGTAGCGGCGTCAGAGACCGCCCCCGGCCAACTGGTCGCGGCCAAGAGCGCGACGCCGCTGGTAATCGGTCTGGGCGAAGGCGAAAACTACGTGGCCTCCGATATTCCGGCGCTGCTGGAGCACACCCGCCGGATTGTAGTGCTGGAAGATGGCGAGGTGGCCGAAATTAGCGCCGAGCAGGTGCGGCTGATGCGCTTTGACGGCACCCCGGTGTCGCGCGCGCCGCGGACGGTGGAATGGGACGCGATGGCCGCTACCAAGGGCGGCTTTCGCCATTATCTACGCAAAGAGATCGACGAACAGCCGCTGTCCTGGATTAATACCTTGAGCGGACGCGCCAATGCCGCCAATGGCCAGGTCGGCTTCGAAGGCGAAGTGCTGCCACCGATGGGGCGCCCGATCAGCAGAATCGTGATGTTGGGCGCAGGCGCTTCGTGGATCTCCTCGCTAATTGGCAAATTCATCCTCGAGGAACTCTGCCAAATCCCGGTGGAGGTCGATTATTCGGCCGAATTCCGCTACCGCCGGCCTCCCATCGACGAGCAGACCTTGATCATGGCGGTCTCCCAGTCGGGCGAAACCGCCGACACGCTGGCCGGGATCGAGGAGGGGCGCCGGCGCGGCAGTTATGTCGTGGCCCTGACCAACACGCTGGATTCCTCGATTGCGCGCAAGGCTGACGCTGCGCTCTACACCCGGTGCGGACCCGAAATCAGCGTCACCACGACCAAATGCTTTCTGACCCAGATCGAAATGTTCTATTTGTTCGCAATTCACCTAGGCCAGCGCCGCGAGCGGTTGGAGCACAGCGTCAGCCGCGAATTACTGGCCGCTGCGATGGCTATCCCAAGCCAGATACAGGCGGCGTTGGGGCGCGAGCGGCAGATCGAAAAGATTGCGCGCAAGTACGGCAAGGCCAGCGACTTTCTCTTTTTAGGTCGCGGTATCAATTATCCGGTGGCGCTGGAGGGGGCGCTCAAACTCAAGGAAATTTCGTACATCCATGCCGAGGGTTATTCAGCCGGTGAGATGAAGCACGGACCCATCGCGCTTATCGACGAGAACCTGCCGGTGGTGGTCCTGATTCCGCGCGACGACGTGTTCGATAAGACTCTGTCCAACCTCAAGGAGGTGGAATCGCGCAACGGGCGAATCATAGCGGTTAC from Candidatus Binataceae bacterium includes these protein-coding regions:
- the glmS gene encoding glutamine--fructose-6-phosphate transaminase (isomerizing); this encodes MCGIVGYAGDRDAVPILLGGLKRLEYRGYDSAGIGLIDGAGRLELRRAVGKLANLELLLAAQPIHGVVGIGHTRWATHGRPSEENAHPHQAGPVALIHNGIVENYVELREALSGRGHRLRSETDSEVIAHLIEERVKAGSTLCEAVLKTVRELRGSFSIVAASETAPGQLVAAKSATPLVIGLGEGENYVASDIPALLEHTRRIVVLEDGEVAEISAEQVRLMRFDGTPVSRAPRTVEWDAMAATKGGFRHYLRKEIDEQPLSWINTLSGRANAANGQVGFEGEVLPPMGRPISRIVMLGAGASWISSLIGKFILEELCQIPVEVDYSAEFRYRRPPIDEQTLIMAVSQSGETADTLAGIEEGRRRGSYVVALTNTLDSSIARKADAALYTRCGPEISVTTTKCFLTQIEMFYLFAIHLGQRRERLEHSVSRELLAAAMAIPSQIQAALGRERQIEKIARKYGKASDFLFLGRGINYPVALEGALKLKEISYIHAEGYSAGEMKHGPIALIDENLPVVVLIPRDDVFDKTLSNLKEVESRNGRIIAVTDTRDSELEEVAWEVIEVPSTNRLLMPVLMTVPLQLLAYHIAVYRGTDVDQPRNLAKSVTVE